One window from the genome of Amycolatopsis sp. NBC_01480 encodes:
- a CDS encoding SDR family NAD(P)-dependent oxidoreductase: MSSVRGKVAAVTGAGSGIGRQLAFELARRGARLAVSDVDDLGLGETADRVKALGAEVHTAHLDVSDRAAVEAYASAVAEHFGVVHQIYNNAGVSGGRGGVLDNDWADYERVIGINLFGVIHGTKAFLPHLIASGDGHVVNVSSLNGIMAQPSLSDYCAAKFGVRGFTESLRAELLLARHPVGVSVVHPGGVKTNIANASVERARKQGNLTPRAEARARVYNEKLLKMPAEEAASIVLDGVEAGRPRILVGNDAKAIDLLVRLFPRLYPKVAVRFERRTMTS; this comes from the coding sequence ATGAGCAGCGTGCGCGGCAAGGTCGCCGCCGTGACCGGCGCCGGTTCCGGCATCGGCAGGCAGCTGGCGTTCGAACTCGCCCGCCGCGGCGCGCGGCTCGCGGTCTCCGACGTCGACGACCTCGGCCTCGGCGAAACCGCGGACCGCGTCAAGGCGCTCGGGGCCGAGGTCCACACCGCGCATCTGGACGTCAGCGACCGCGCCGCCGTCGAGGCCTACGCGTCGGCCGTCGCGGAGCATTTCGGTGTGGTGCACCAGATCTACAACAACGCCGGGGTCAGCGGCGGGCGCGGCGGGGTGCTCGACAACGACTGGGCCGACTACGAACGGGTCATCGGGATCAACCTCTTCGGCGTCATCCACGGCACGAAGGCGTTCCTGCCGCACCTCATCGCGTCCGGCGACGGGCACGTGGTGAACGTCTCCAGCCTCAACGGGATCATGGCGCAGCCCTCGCTCAGCGACTACTGCGCCGCCAAGTTCGGCGTCCGCGGCTTCACCGAGAGCCTGCGCGCCGAGCTGCTGCTCGCCCGCCACCCGGTCGGAGTCAGCGTGGTCCATCCCGGCGGGGTCAAGACCAACATCGCGAACGCGAGCGTCGAGCGTGCACGCAAGCAGGGAAACCTGACGCCACGCGCCGAAGCACGAGCCCGCGTCTACAACGAGAAGCTGCTGAAGATGCCCGCCGAAGAGGCCGCGAGCATCGTGCTCGACGGCGTCGAGGCGGGCCGCCCGCGCATCCTGGTCGGCAACGACGCCAAGGCCATCGACCTGCTCGTGCGGCTGTTCCCGCGGCTGTATCCGAAGGTGGCCGTCCGCTTCGAGCGGCGGACGATGACGTCCTAG
- a CDS encoding alpha/beta fold hydrolase — MPAATGDRFADLPAGPRLCYRVEGPEDGPPLLLIAGLGLDLTSWPQQLVDGFTGHGFRVIRFDNRDAGRSSRIATPAPGRLRQLLARPRPGAYDLGDLAADTIGLLDHLGVERAHLAGMSMGGMIAQTVAARHPERVATLTSIFSTTGHPRVGQPARSTILRLAKPPARTAEESAERHLSLLSHIGSKTFPPDEALERTWATGAWERSGGVNPGVPRQISAIQASGDRTAELRRITAPTLVVHGDADLMVHPSGGRATAQAIPGARHVEITGLRHHLPPGVLDRLVELTTGLAQTAEAPKTRSGGTR; from the coding sequence ATGCCCGCCGCCACCGGCGACCGGTTCGCCGACCTCCCGGCCGGACCCCGTCTCTGTTACCGCGTCGAAGGTCCCGAGGACGGGCCGCCGCTGCTGCTGATCGCCGGGCTGGGCCTCGACCTCACCTCGTGGCCGCAGCAGCTGGTCGACGGGTTCACCGGCCACGGCTTCCGTGTCATCCGCTTCGACAACCGCGACGCCGGACGGTCGAGCCGCATCGCCACCCCGGCGCCCGGCCGCCTGCGGCAGTTGCTCGCCCGGCCCCGGCCCGGCGCGTACGACCTCGGTGACCTGGCGGCCGACACCATCGGACTGCTGGACCACCTCGGCGTCGAACGCGCGCATCTGGCCGGGATGTCGATGGGCGGCATGATCGCCCAGACCGTCGCGGCCCGGCATCCCGAACGCGTCGCCACGCTCACTTCCATCTTCTCCACCACCGGCCACCCACGCGTCGGACAACCTGCGCGGTCGACGATCCTGCGCCTGGCCAAGCCGCCGGCCCGGACCGCCGAGGAGTCGGCCGAGCGGCACCTTTCGCTGCTCTCGCACATCGGCTCGAAGACGTTCCCGCCCGACGAGGCGCTCGAACGGACCTGGGCCACCGGCGCCTGGGAACGCAGTGGCGGCGTCAATCCCGGAGTGCCGCGCCAGATCAGCGCCATCCAGGCCTCGGGTGACCGCACCGCCGAGCTGCGCCGCATCACCGCCCCGACGCTTGTGGTGCACGGCGACGCCGACCTGATGGTCCACCCGAGCGGCGGCCGGGCCACCGCGCAGGCCATCCCGGGCGCCCGCCACGTCGAAATCACCGGTCTGCGCCACCATCTCCCGCCGGGGGTGCTCGACCGCCTGGTGGAACTGACCACCGGCCTGGCGCAGACCGCCGAAGCGCCGAAAACCCGTTCAGGAGGCACCCGATGA
- a CDS encoding LysR family transcriptional regulator produces the protein MASLRALECLVAVVDCGSITEAARLLHLTQPAVSHQLAELERETRTALLNRRPRGVSLTPAGNAALPHARRTLEAAASAVRSARAVGDGTGGSLRVACAQSLTVPLVAPVLREWHRRRPHIVVSLRESAVLAELLGSIDTGAVDIVLLPAPVPQGYVTSMVAEEEIVLTAPAEHRLARSGDVRLQELDGVPLVHFAPDNGLRDWLDRSFADAGVRPEPVMSTAITAAAPQLAAAGLGVCVTPVSAVSAGLPAAIRSFSPKWVRQLIAVTPARPDPLSARFITDLRTRGVRVPRDVARQLAGGDHDADAHT, from the coding sequence ATGGCATCCCTTCGTGCGCTCGAATGCCTGGTCGCGGTCGTCGACTGCGGATCGATCACCGAAGCCGCACGGCTGCTGCACCTGACCCAGCCTGCGGTGTCGCACCAGCTGGCCGAGCTGGAACGCGAGACGCGAACCGCGCTGCTCAACCGCCGTCCGCGCGGGGTAAGCCTGACCCCGGCAGGAAACGCCGCCCTCCCGCATGCCCGCCGGACGCTCGAGGCCGCCGCGTCGGCCGTGCGCTCGGCTCGCGCGGTCGGCGACGGCACCGGCGGAAGCCTGCGCGTGGCGTGCGCCCAGAGCCTCACCGTGCCCCTCGTCGCCCCGGTCCTGCGGGAATGGCACCGCAGACGCCCGCACATCGTCGTCAGCCTGCGCGAGTCCGCCGTGCTCGCCGAGCTGCTCGGCTCCATCGACACCGGCGCAGTGGACATCGTGCTGCTGCCCGCGCCGGTCCCGCAGGGCTACGTGACCAGCATGGTCGCCGAGGAGGAGATCGTCCTGACGGCACCAGCCGAGCACCGTCTGGCCCGGTCGGGCGACGTACGTCTGCAGGAACTCGACGGCGTGCCGCTGGTGCATTTCGCGCCGGACAACGGACTGCGCGATTGGCTGGACCGCTCATTCGCCGATGCCGGGGTGCGACCCGAGCCGGTGATGAGCACCGCGATCACCGCAGCCGCGCCCCAGCTCGCAGCCGCCGGCCTGGGCGTCTGCGTCACCCCGGTGAGCGCGGTGAGCGCCGGCCTTCCCGCCGCGATCCGGTCCTTCTCGCCCAAGTGGGTCAGGCAGCTGATCGCGGTGACACCGGCCCGGCCGGATCCGCTCTCCGCCCGCTTCATCACCGACCTGCGCACCCGCGGCGTACGCGTGCCCCGCGACGTCGCCCGACAACTTGCCGGCGGCGACCACGACGCCGACGCTCACACCTGA
- a CDS encoding NAD-dependent epimerase/dehydratase family protein: MHERNQEVEMAQVFVTGGSGFIGRALIRRLVDEGHGVRALVRSATAAGTVAALGAEPVRGELTEPASWRDAVSGSEVLFHLAAETDLDADLARHQLVTVEGTRAALQAARHAQVARFVNCGSEAALLAGAPLVDVDETAPLRPDSPAAYCAVKARAEAIVLDANTQDFTTVSIRPKFVWGAGSPVTDGFAAMAEAGQFSWIDGGRHTTDITFVDNAVEGLLRGWQHGEPGQAYFITDQEPVRFREFMQTVFDIYGVDTPIPDIDLDTAAQAVPVPARWFIGQTCTLRTDKAVKDLGYRPVVSRTAALDILRRSRQPESASAGR, from the coding sequence GTGCACGAACGCAATCAGGAGGTTGAAATGGCGCAGGTTTTCGTCACCGGCGGGTCGGGGTTCATCGGGCGAGCGCTGATCCGTCGGCTGGTGGACGAGGGACACGGCGTGCGAGCTCTTGTCCGGAGCGCGACGGCAGCGGGCACTGTCGCGGCGCTGGGCGCGGAACCGGTGCGGGGCGAGCTGACCGAGCCCGCTTCATGGCGCGACGCGGTGTCAGGCAGCGAGGTGCTGTTCCACCTGGCGGCCGAGACCGATCTCGACGCCGACCTCGCCAGGCATCAGCTGGTGACCGTCGAGGGGACCCGGGCCGCGCTGCAAGCCGCACGCCATGCCCAGGTTGCCCGTTTCGTGAACTGTGGGAGCGAGGCCGCGCTGCTGGCCGGCGCCCCGCTCGTCGATGTTGATGAAACAGCGCCCCTGCGGCCGGACTCACCCGCGGCGTACTGCGCAGTCAAGGCGCGGGCTGAGGCCATCGTGCTGGACGCGAACACGCAGGACTTCACCACGGTCTCCATCCGCCCCAAATTCGTCTGGGGTGCCGGAAGCCCGGTTACCGACGGCTTCGCCGCCATGGCTGAGGCAGGCCAGTTCTCGTGGATCGACGGGGGCCGCCACACGACCGACATCACCTTCGTCGACAACGCCGTCGAGGGCCTGCTCCGGGGTTGGCAGCACGGCGAGCCCGGCCAGGCCTACTTCATCACCGACCAGGAACCCGTGCGTTTCCGCGAGTTCATGCAGACCGTCTTCGACATCTACGGCGTCGACACCCCGATTCCCGACATCGACCTCGACACCGCGGCCCAGGCCGTTCCGGTGCCTGCACGCTGGTTCATCGGGCAGACCTGCACCCTGCGCACCGACAAGGCCGTCAAGGACCTCGGCTACCGGCCGGTCGTATCCCGGACGGCGGCGCTCGACATCCTGCGCCGATCCCGACAGCCCGAGAGCGCATCCGCGGGCCGCTGA
- a CDS encoding glycerol-3-phosphate responsive antiterminator has product MHELLLDHPVVASVKDEAGLRAVTEVEAPVVFLLFGSILTLPGLVERLRAAGKTVLVNVDLIEGLVSRDIAVDFVAERTEAEGVLSSKAAIVKAAKARGLLAVHRFFLVDSFSYHNLGKQLAISRPDYIEILPGCVPRVITWLRADTEVPIIAGGLVCDKDDVLAALGAGATAIASSNVDVWSM; this is encoded by the coding sequence GTGCACGAACTCCTCTTGGACCATCCGGTCGTCGCGAGTGTCAAGGACGAGGCCGGGCTGCGCGCGGTCACCGAGGTGGAAGCACCGGTGGTGTTCCTGCTCTTCGGGTCGATCCTGACGCTGCCCGGGCTGGTCGAACGGCTGCGCGCGGCCGGGAAGACCGTGCTGGTGAACGTGGACCTGATCGAGGGACTGGTCAGCCGCGACATCGCAGTGGACTTCGTGGCCGAGCGGACCGAGGCCGAAGGCGTGCTCAGCAGCAAGGCGGCCATCGTGAAGGCCGCGAAGGCGCGCGGCCTGCTCGCGGTGCACCGCTTCTTCCTGGTGGACTCGTTCTCGTACCACAATCTCGGCAAGCAGCTGGCGATCTCCCGGCCGGACTACATCGAGATCCTGCCCGGCTGCGTGCCCCGGGTGATCACCTGGCTGCGCGCCGACACCGAAGTGCCGATCATCGCCGGCGGCCTGGTCTGCGACAAGGACGACGTGCTGGCCGCGCTCGGCGCCGGCGCGACCGCGATCGCTTCGTCCAATGTGGACGTCTGGTCCATGTAG